The genomic segment GTCGTCGCGCCGAACTCCGCGCCGCCGCGCAGGAAGTCGGAGAGGTAGGGGCCGACGAGCGGGCCCGTGCCGTTGATGTTCACGCCGACGACCGTCGCCCAGTAGGACCGCTGGTCGAAGGGCAGCAGGTAGCCGGTGAACGACATGGCCATCGTGAGGATCAGCAGCGCCACGCCGATGACCCAGTTCAGCTCGCGGGGGTACTTGTAGGCCCCGAAGAAGAACGTCCTGGCCATGTGCAGGAAGATGAGGATGACCATCACCGACGAGCCCCACTTGTGCATGCCGTGCACGAACTCGCCGAGGAAGACGTCGTCGTTGATGTGGCGCACCGACTCGTAGGCCCCGCCGGCCGCGTCGGGCCGGTAGTACATCGCGAGGAAGACGCCGGTCACCGCCTGCGACAGGAAGGCGAACATCGTCGCCGAGCCCAGGGTGTAGAACCAGTTGGTCCCCTTGGGCACCTTGCGGAACATCATCCAGCGCAGGCCGCCCGACAGCGACGTGCGCTCGTCGACCCAGTCGACGACGTGGGCGCCCGCATCGGCCGCGGCGTCCAGCGGTCCCTGCTTGGGGACGCCGGGGCGCTTGGGGGCCGGGCGCAGCGGCGGCGGGAGCGGTGGGGCGGGGAGCTTGAGCTTGGGCATGAGGACTACTCCGTCGGCAGCTTGTCGAGCTTGCGGATGGACGGGCGTGACGGGTACAGGTACTGGCCGATCCCATCGAGCGGCTCGCCGGGATCACGGGGAGAGAAGCGCCGCAGCTGGCTGTTGACCGAGAAGCGGGGAC from the Baekduia soli genome contains:
- a CDS encoding cytochrome b, giving the protein MPKLKLPAPPLPPPLRPAPKRPGVPKQGPLDAAADAGAHVVDWVDERTSLSGGLRWMMFRKVPKGTNWFYTLGSATMFAFLSQAVTGVFLAMYYRPDAAGGAYESVRHINDDVFLGEFVHGMHKWGSSVMVILIFLHMARTFFFGAYKYPRELNWVIGVALLILTMAMSFTGYLLPFDQRSYWATVVGVNINGTGPLVGPYLSDFLRGGAEFGATTLSRFYAIHMMLIPGALGALIGAHLYLVAKLGTTAPPWIKAQPAEELVEERA